A region from the Pempheris klunzingeri isolate RE-2024b chromosome 17, fPemKlu1.hap1, whole genome shotgun sequence genome encodes:
- the LOC139216337 gene encoding E3 ubiquitin-protein ligase RBBP6-like, with the protein MTHVHYKFSSKLSYDTVVFDGPHITLRDLKRQIMGREKLRAGDCDLQITNAQTKEEYTDDEGLIPKGSSVIVRRIPIIGGKSGSSSKTRNIERSDVHHHHAFGAAKAMDDQSSSRALPFFSKMANLADADVSEEDKIKVMINQSTYDSMNYNKKLGAIPPANYTCYRCGNTGHHIKNCPSTADKNFEAPLRIKKSTGIPRSFMVEVDDPSIKGAMLTNCGRYAIPAIDAEAYAIGKKERPPFVPQEQQTPQVKEDPVPEELLCLICHDLLSDAVVIPCCGNSYCDDCIRTALLDSEEHVCPTCSQSDVSPDTLIANKFLRQAVNTFKKERGQTKSLRDPTPAPSPVPTPPFQTIPPQRLHQSTQRDPLVHHSQAADTPPLPQVCGAPPAATGVASAPNTPSTSFQSVQSHPETSDKEAEKKTHDDSAAAAPSVLVSHKEPIAAPSQLIPLVNHSPAVDQPQTVSVNPQQSSSGQAPGRSGSSTLWDSSSSTAGCSTGGWNKSNTPQLPPSSSSSSYSATLPPLFASPHFHTFLTAQQPLNSYPPGYPTTPPVWTLPTPQGAPVPSLCPSTSTSSIPTLMPKEWYRHQRKKKERSPQRESTHRRSSSHSKSKSSKSKSSRSYSRSSSRSRSRSRSRSQGRSRHHSPYSRHRDHRTRPHSSRSYSYGYKRSRSPTPSSSSSPRVGYRSRSKSPSDFRKYSHHSRHHSKKSYNSRRRGEHSQREAGVSEGSFASYLYAQHANQTSNLELDRERYLQWKRGYKEWCEKYFSSYVSHFNQLPLPLLNPPPCPHPQWEDGEGQRNLSHADSEPRSRLQGRQTRMDDRSPPSQSSSDSRSPPSRSSSHSLSTPSQSSSESRSSPSHSSNDSRSPPSQSSSDSRSTPSKDGAQSTAFQQRCADKYSRLPVKLAKSTKEVELQERSKDDKQLSMKNLENTGTLKHEQKSMKKKKEGRAEDSSSPDAADSTDDCRSDKKLPNTAPKACKDGTPERDGARASDAVESVQPLVKPDKRLEKDYERKSREQRNFEKEKGRRGKHSDSRRDAERRHKEKPSKGAGRVDTDRYRNPEGSKASDSGSDKNRKRKGEDTERSSFKAQSSKCLKTKIAEVPEIHKSESLNALDGKKQNTEKKKERKAWPLTERDIWEGGIKVKPQRKISININLDGKRKEEKTEKQDPSYLESTGKTKEESGNGEEEGFNREVKESCRDQEEKIKPEGNASQLWEMGSFRGDTGEMREKTGGGKKDVGEEKEDKEEDVDLWHCALTGEEEKEEKQWKKGDGMEASRGQEVTGDETESARGEKTEERSLRSDGREMEEFAAGTQKERVEGESTHRQDRGNPSGESKLEEELMEGVKRMRKEDDDPTRFKSQGSRKESHHCGLSTTLDDGSHKGHQERKAAVKTPKEYTQDRSADGEDKLELIQVPHSKWEKEESEEEQQDKREIKVQRDAPADLLLSPPASVIAAASVVRETEGEAEQKTQRSVETERDGSRATKRGRDREREPNSTLSSSHRSAAPSGGKDRPDSSSCPDRDGEREKKRERRRDRGGEREAERRPRDRQTERKRSKERTREEERGRDRGRERGHSSATSGQKRNPPSSPHSHSYSHDTERRDRQRGSKESSTLSRSAKLPDNTSQNKDKDHSHYYHNHQDPSGNYRRQDRPAGTHYSPPSLSHNWAKERDLLQPESQAEGEGWKRNKVDKVIKGGKEETEHQKMGAGGDKGSRWEDEVNKLDGQTKWEGGRELEEGERPSSRSNSVSSSASQEGSSAHDSKGWKKKEKRQKKEKRQPALELLEEGELEKHKHKKTSKNCGDGREEESNGEVDARLCSVTLS; encoded by the exons AGTACACAGACGACGAAGGCCTGATCCCCAAAGGCTCCTCCGTCATCGTCAGGAGAATCCCCATCATCGGAGGGAAGTCCGGCTCGAGCAGCAAGACCCGCAACAT TGAGCGATCAGATGTCCACCATCACCACGCCTTTGGAGCCGCCAAAGCA ATGGATGACCAGAGTTCTTCCAGAGCATTACCGTTTTTCTCCAAG atgGCTAACCTGGCTGATGCGGACGTGTCGGAGGAGGATAAGATCAAAGTTATGATAAATCAGTCCACCTACGACTCCATGAA ttaCAACAAGAAGCTCGGTGCTATTCCTCCGGCAAACTACACCTGTTATCGCTGTGGAAATACTGGGCACCACATCAAGAACTGTCCCAGCACCGCG GATAAAAATTTCGAGGCCCCTCTGAGaataaagaaaagcacaggCATCCCTCGCTCCTTCATGGTAGAGGTGGACGACCCCAGCATAAAGGGAGCCATGCTGACCAACTGTGGACGTTACGCCATTCCTGCCATAGACGC CGAGGCGTACGCCATTGGCAAGAAGGAGAGGCCTCCGTTCGTTCCGCAGGAGCAGCAAACGCCACAAGTCAAGGAGGATCCTGTACCTGAGGAACTCCTCTGTCTGATCTGCCATGACCTGCTGAGTGACGCTGTGGTCATACCCTGCTGTGGAAACAGCTACTGTGACGACT GTATTCGCACTGCCTTACTGGATTCAGAGGAACACGTCTGCCCCActtgcagccaatcagatgtcTCCCCTGATACCCTGATTGCCAATAAATTTCTCCGACAG GCTGTGAACACTTTTAAGAAAGAGCGAGGCCAAACGAAAAGTCTAAGAGATCCAACCCCGGCACCGAGCCCTGTCCCCACCCCACCCTTTCAAACCATCCCACCTCAGAGGCTTCACCAGTCAACCCAGCGA GACCCTCTCGTCCACCACTCACAAGCTGCAGACACACCGCCATTGCCTCAGGTGTGTGGGGCCCCTCCCGCGGCAACAGGCGTCGCCTCTGCTCCCAACACGCCGAGCACGTCCTTCCAGTCTGTGCAAAGCCACCCGGAGACATCTGACaa agaggctgaaaaaaagacacatgatGACTCAGCGGCTGCTGCCCCTTCTGTACTGGTTTCACACAAAGAGCCCATTGCTGCTCCGTCACAGCTGATACCActg gTTAACCACAGTCCAGCAGTAGATCAGCCCCAAACAGTCAGTGTGAATCCACAGCAGTCCTCCTCAG GTCAAGCCCCAGGACGCTCTGGGTCGTCAACACTCTGGGATAG CTCCTCTTCCACCGCAGGTTGCTCCACTGGAGGCTGGAATAAATCGAACACGCCGcagcttcctccctcctcctcttcctcttcatatTCAGCAACTCTTCCGCCTCTCTTTGCCTCCCCCCATTTCCACACATTCCTCACCGCTCAACAGCCTCTCAACAGTTACCCCCCTGGGTACCCAACTACCCCGCCCGTATGGACACTACCAACCCCCCAGGGTGCCCCCGTCCCTTCCCTCTGCCcctctacctccacctcctccatccccaCCCTCATGCCTAAGGAGTGGTACAGGCAccagagaaagaagaaggaaag GTCACCACAGAGAGAATCCACTCACAGACGCTCCTCCTCTCATTCAAAGTCAAAGTCGTCTAAGTCCAAATCTTCTCGATCCTACTCTCGCTCTTCTAGCAGGTCTAGATCCCGTTCTCGGTCCAGGTCCCAAGGCAGATCAAG ACACCACTCCCCTTACTCCCGCCACAGAGACCATCGCACCCGCCCTCATTCCTCTCGCTCCTATAGCTATGGTTACAAACGTTCACGCTCGCCAACACCgtcctcctcatcttcacctAGAGTGGGCTATCGCTCCAGATCCAAGTCACCGTCAGATTTCCGCAAGTACAGCCATCACAGCCGGCATCACAGTAAGAAATCCTACAACTCCAGGAGGCGAGGAGAACACTCCCAGAGGGAGGCGGGAGTCTCAGAGGGGAGTTTTGCCAGTTACCTGTATGCTCAGCATGCAAATCAAACCAGCAACCTGGAGCTGGACAGAGAGCGCTACTTACAGTGGAAAAGAGGGTACAAAGAGTGGTGTGAGAAATATTTCAGCAGCTATGTCAGCCACTTCAACCAGCTGCCTCTCCCACTCCTCAATCCTCCTCCCTGCCCTCACCCACAGTGGGAGGACGGAGAAGGACAAAGAAATCTCTCACATGCCGACTCGGAGCCCCGCAGCCGACTCCAAGGTAGACAGACCAGGATGGACGACCGCTCCCCTCCATCACAGTCATCCAGTGACAGCCGCTCCCCTCCATCTCGATCTTCAAGTCACAGCCTCTCCACGCCATCTCAGTCGTCGAGCGAGAGTCGCTCCTCTCCATCTCATTCATCCAATGACAGCCGTTCCCCTCCTTCCCAGTCGTCCAGCGACAGTCGCTCCACTCCGTCCAAGGATGGAGCTCAGTCGACGGCATTTCAGCAGAGGTGCGCTGACAAGTACAGCCGCCTGCCAGTCAAACTTGCAAAGAGCACTAAGGAAGTGGAACTGCAAGAGAGAAGTAAAGATGACAAGCAGCTAAGCATGAAGAATCTTGAGAACACTGGCACCTTAAAACACGAGCAAAAGagcatgaagaaaaagaaagaaggaagagcAGAGGATTCCTCATCTCCTGATGCTGCAGACTCAACGGATGACTGCAGAAGTGACAAGAAATTGCCCAACACGGCGCCAAAAGCCTGCAAGGATGGCACCCCAGAGCGGGATGGGGCAAGGGCCAGTGATGCCGTAGAATCAGTCCAACCACTCGTGAAACCAGACAAGCGTTTGGAGAAAGACtatgaaagaaaaagcagagaacAAAGGAattttgaaaaagagaaagggaggagaggcaAACATTCAGACTCCAGGCGGGATGCGGAGAGACGGCACAAAGAAAAGCCCAGCAAAGGGGCAGGCAGGGTGGatacagacagatacagaaacCCTGAAGGCAGCAAAGCTTCTGACTCAGGATCAGAtaagaacagaaaaagaaaaggagaggacacagagagaagttCTTTCAAGGCTCAAAGCAGCAAATGCCTGAAAACAAAAATTGCAGAGGTCCCAGAAATCCACAAGAGTGAATCCCTGAATGCATTGGATGGAAAGaagcaaaacacagagaagaaaaaggagaggaaagcatggcctctgacagagagagacatctgGGAGGGAGGAATAAAGGTGAAACCACAGAGGAAGATAAGCATCAACATCAACCTGGatggaaaaaggaaagaggagaaaactgaAAAGCAGGACCCGTCTTATTTAGAGAgcacaggaaaaacaaaggaagaaagtggtaatggagaggaggaggggttcAACAGAGAAGTGAAGGAATCCTGCAGAGAccaggaggaaaaaataaaacctgaaggAAATGCAAGCCAGCTATGGGAGATGGGTTCCTTCAGGGGTGACACAGGGGAGATGAGGGAGAAAactggaggagggaaaaaagatgttggagaggagaaggaggacaaaGAAGAGGACGTTGACTTATGGCACTGTGCCCTcactggagaggaggaaaaggaggagaagcagtGGAAGAAAGGAGACGGGATGGAGGCCAGCAGAGGTCAAGAGGTGACAGGTGATGAGACGGAGAGCGCAAggggagaaaagacagaagagaggagTTTGAGGAGCGATGGAAGAGAGATGGAAGAGTTCGCCGCGGGTACCCAGaaggagagggtggagggagaaagcacacacaggcaAGACCGAGGAAACCCGTCAGGAGAGTCGAAGCTCgaggaggagctgatggagggAGTGAAGAGGATGAGAAAAGAAGACGACGACCCAACGAGATTTAAATCACAGGGGAGCAGAAAGGAGAGCCACCACTGTGGACTGAGCACCACGTTGGATGATGGCAG CCACAAGGGTCATCAGGAGAGGAAGGCAGCGGTGAAAACTCCAAAGGAATACACCCAGGACAGATCCGCAGACGGAGAGGATAAGCTCGAACTCATACAG gtCCCGCACTCCAAATGGGAGAAAGAGGAGTCTGAGGAAGAGCAACAGGATAAAAGAGAGATCAAAGTACAAAGGGATGCTCCTGCCGACCTTCTGCTCTCACCACCGGCATCTGTGATAGCAGCCGCATCAGTCGTCAGGGAAACGGAGGGAGAGGCTGAACAGAAGACGCAGAGGTcagtggaaacagagagagatgggtcCAGAGCAACGAAGAGaggaagggacagagagagagagccaaacTCAACTCTGTCCAGTTCGCACAGAAGTGCAGCTCCCTCTGGTGGCAAAGACAGACCTGACAGCAGCTCGTGTCCAGACAGAgacggggagagggagaaaaagagggagagacggagggacaggggaggagagagggaggccgAGAGAAGGCCGAGGGATAGGCAGACGGAGAGAAAACGATCAAAAGAGAGAACaagggaggaggaaagagggagagatcgggggagagagagggggcacAGCAGCGCCACGTCAGGCCAAAAGAGGAATCCCCCGTCCTCCCCTCACTCCCACTCTTATTCACATGATACAGAGAGGAGAGACCGGCAGCGAGGCAGCAAAGAAAGCAGCACCTTAAGCAGAAGTGCCAAACTGCCCGACAATACCtcacaaaataaagacaaagaccaTTCCCACTACTACCACAACCACCAAGATCCATCAGGGAACTACAGACGCCAAGACAGACCTGCAGGCACCCACTATTCTCCCCCTTCCCTCTCCCATAACTGGGCTAAGGAGAGAGACCTGCTCCAGCCCGAGAGCCAGGCTGAAGGGGAGGGCTGGAAGCGAAACAAGGTGGATAAAGTGATAAAAGGAGGCAAAGAAGAGACAGAACATCAAAAGATGGGGGCAGGGGGGGACAAAGGGAGTCGATGGGAGGATGAGGTCAATAAATTGGACGGACAGACcaagtgggagggagggagggagctggaggagggggagaggccCAGCAGCCGCAGCAACAGCGTCAGCTCGTCAGCAAGCCAGGAGGGCAGCAGCGCGCACGACAGCAAAGGgtggaagaagaaagaaaagaggcagaaaaaggagaagaggcAACCTgccctggagctgctggaggaaggggagctggagaaacacaaacacaagaagaCGTCAAAGAACTGCGGAGACGGACGGGAGGAGGAGAGTAATGGAGAGGTGGACGCCAGGCTCTGCTCAGTTACATTATCTTGA